The genomic DNA TGAGATGCTCACCCTGCAGAAACGATGACTGGGCAGGGAAAGAAACCTCCCTTGTGGCTCCTGCAAGGACAAGCACTGAGGTGAGAGCCCCAGAACCCTAAAGACTCATTTATTCTGTCGGGAGCTGCTAATGCAGCGACTCTCTTGCCTCAAGTCCCTGTGCGAGTGATGAGGAGCCAGCTCGCAACAGGCTTTCTGGATGGAAATCttaatccccctcccagtttcCCATAAGCCAGGAGACCTCCTGCGCTCAGCCGCCTCCGTGGCACGCGAGGGATTCGGAGACGGATTTACCTCTGAGAGTGCTCGGGTGTCCTCGGGtgcccctcctgcagctcctgtcccggctcttcccatcccttcccaggGACAAGCCCCAGCGACAGCCACCCCCgcagctccccagggacagATCATTCAAGGGGAGCCCCGGAATAAATCCCCAGGGAATATTTATCACTGGAAGATGGAAACACTCCAGCAACACGGCTCTGTTGGGGCCCTGAGAGCTCAGCAGCTCATAGCGTCTCCCCCTCAGCAAACGAAGCTCTGCTGCCAGAACAGCAGCAAcggggctggggtggggacacagacacacacagcgACAAGGGCACTGCCCTGCCAGCCAGTTAAtcctattttattatttccGATACCAGTGATGGACTCGTCTCCAGTAAGGGTCCCACTAAGTAAGGCTTTTGGTCTGCAACAGCTGGCTGCTTACAAAATCCCTGACCTCAAAACCAGCTGCCCGATGCTGTTCCATAACGGCGCTGTGGTTATCTGGGCTTTGATGAATGACCTTTGTGAAGAAAGCAGCATGCATCCCTCCACAGATCAAGAAAATCCTCTCTAAGTCTTCAAATCTCATTAAGAACATGATTGTGTGTACAACGTGACCACGACACGCTGTCCCACCCCACTGCCCACAGGGAAACCCAAGGAAAATCCAGTTCCTCCTAGGCCCTGCTTAAACATCTCCCTGTTTAGAAGCCACAAACTCATGGGGCAACGCTGGTTGTGCGATGACTGTGGCAGATCCTCCCTGACTAGGGGTTCCTCCTAGTAGTCACTGCATGTTCCTCTGTACTGCAGCCACCCTTGGAGGGCAAAAGCAATCAAAAGGAATTTgtacagaaataattaatatGGAATTAAGTGAAAAAGTATCAGTTTAAtaccaaaaaaaaggagaagagaagagaagagaagagaagagaagagaagagaagagaagagaagagaagagaagagaagagaagagaagagaagagaagagaagagaagagaagagaagagaagagaagagaagagaagagaagagaagagaagagaagagaagagaagagaagagaagagaagagctgTGAACGCTGTCAGAAGGCAGAAACTACTCCTCTCTCCAGAAGGCTGAGATGCTTCTCAAGGCTTTATCTAGACTTGGCACAAGCGACCACCAGGTTATATCCACTCCTGTCAGTACAAGGCAAGGCCAAAACCTTTAAAGACAAACATCAACCTttaacaaaacacaaagaacaGGGACAACAACCTAGAGCATCAAATCAACACCTGAGAGGCCTGGAGAAACTCAACAGCCATCTGAAAAAAAGTGTTCCTCGTTCCACTTagaaaaaacaggaggaaaaaggatgGCCAGCCATCCTAGGTGGTGCCTAAGCCTTGTGCTTCTTGGCAGCGGGTTCTCCCTGCTTTCCCAGCCACTGCTGCAGGATATCTGAGCTGGTTTTCTTGGGTGAAGGGTTGTGGATGAACTGGCTGGTCCACCTGGGcaaatcattttctttcttctggggAGAGCCCTCCTGGGAGTTTTTTAACCAGCCCAGCATCACTTTGCTGCTTGGGGAGGCTTTGACCTCCTGGAGAGACAAAAGAGAGCAAGAGAGAAGTGAGAAGCGTGGCaagagcagggcaggcagcagctgtgagagCTGGTCCAGAGCGGGATGTGGAAGCTGGAGCCACAGCAACCAGGCACATCTGCAGGAGGTtccccaggctgctgggaacagccttgttccaagccccatttcACACGGAATTAGCCTCATTTGGCAGAGAAATCCTGGCACAGGGTGACAGTTTATTTCTGGGAGCAAAGGGAATCTGTTCAGGGCTCTGCCTTCCAGCACCaagcacaggctgcctgctgctgcccctcctgcagcctggcagcaccGTCCCTGCTCAGGGACATCACCGTGGCCAGGCTGTCCCCTGCCAAGCCCCCGCCAGCCCTCACCGTCTTAGCTCCCAGCTCGATGGCTGCGAGGCACTCGGGCGCGTTGTTGCGGATGTTGTTGACAAAGGTGGACACGGGGTGGAAAACGAGGTTCTCTGTGGGCTGGATGAGTTTAATGGCTTCTTGGGTTGGCACCTCAGCGAAGTCCAGCCATTTCCTGATGGCCTCGTCCCCATCCAGGATGGCCGGCATCCTAGGGGACAGGACAGTCTGAGCCAAAGCTGATCTGACAGAGTAGGGTGGCAAAAGACAGGTTTGTAAGCTAGCAAGGAGCTGGCAGCTGGAGGGAAACAGGGAAAACTGAAGCAGGACACTTTTCTACAACGCAGATCGTGCATTCGCTTCATTCAGGCAGTTGCTTTTGCTGGAAGAGGGCTTGACTGCCAGGCCCTAGACAGGCAGAGAGGGATCCTACTCCGCCTGCTGGGACACAAAGATAGTGATTTATGGAAAGGGCACAAGCCGGTGACCTGAAACAAGCcggtaatcatagaatcaccaggttggaaaagacccacatgatcattgagtccaaccattcccatcaatcactaaaccatgtccctcagcgcctcgtccactgtcttttaaacccctccagggaaggtgactcaaccccctccctgggcagcctctgccagggaccaatgaccctttccatgaaagggttgttgtagagtgtttctccaaGGGCGTCAGGAGGCGGCAGGACTCCCTGCCTGTGCGCTGCCAGACTAGAGTTCAAAGGCACGGCTTTCCTCGCTCTCACTTGCCTGTGATGGATGAAGCTCACATCCTTGGAGGCATCCACGGTGATGATGGTATAAGTGTACAGCgtttctcctcctgctggcGGCTCCCAGCTGTCAAAAATCCCAGCCATGGTGAGCAACCTCCATCCTTTCCATTCCtcatctccttccttcccctcggCCTGCAGGAGAGAGGCCCCACGGCCCTGGTCAGCGCCTACCCATAGGCAGCTGAAGCATCACAGACTTGCCAGTGCCGCACAACTCAGATCTAAGTCATGAACTGAACACATTTgagagctttcctggagcccttctACTAATTTGAGGTAACTCCAGGAGAGATACCAAGGAGCCTCATCTTCCCACAGTCAAGCCGGCACCCTCCTCCCCTCTGAACATCCCGGATGCTGATTCAGCCGAAGGAAAGAAGCAGCGAAACTCTCAGCTCAGTCCCCTGAGAGACACATCGCCCACCCATGCAAATACCCAGCACGCAGGGAGCAGCGAGCGTGACGCTGGAGACGCTGCAGCGCCGTTTCCAGCCAGGGGACCCACAGTGCCAGGGACCACCAGCCCCAGAGGGACGCTGGGGTGCTGAGCCCGCTGCAGGATGGAGCCCCTTCAGGAAACAGAGACCCCCAGAGAGGGGCGCagctggagggagcaggggctCAGAGCTGGGGGTGAGCGTCCAGACACAACGAGGGGCTCCGTACCACAGCATCTTTGGTCTGGGGGAAGTAAATGAAATACGGCTGCTTCCCCCCGCTGTTCTGCTGCCACTCGTAGAAGCCGTCTGCCAGGACCACGCAGCGCTTGCCCTTGAGGAGAGCACCCTGGGGGAGAGAAAACACAGGTGAGCTGTGCACAGCGGCCTTGGGCAGCCCGCGGGGGAGGACGggggctgctgggaccccccaacCCATCCGCTCCCTCCTGGGGCTCCTCTCCGCTGCCCCACGGGGTGCACAAACACCACGACTCTGCGCTGTGATGAAAGATGAGTTTCACCAGCAACAACCTTTTCATTCCTTCTATTTTAATGAAATCCACCGTCTCTGCAGTGCAGGGACTCATTTAGGAGGATCCTTCTCTGTGCAGCAGGTAAACAGTGACTGGTACTCACTGTTTACTCACTGTAGGGAGATGCTTCAGCTCTGGTTCTGCCAACTACAAGATCTCTCCAAGCTGGACACAAAGAGAGCAGCGACTCACCTTGTAGGAGGACTTCTTCAGCATGGTGTCGCTGCGGCAGTTGGAGGTATTAAATGGCATTTTGGAGGGGTCGTCCTTTTTGAACCAGGAGGGAACCAGACCCCAGCGCATCTCCATGAGGACCCGCTCAGAGGAGTCAGCATCCTTTGGAACAAGACAGAGAAACACCTCGGGTCAGAGCCACATCGCAGGGAGCAGGAGCATCCCCAC from Phaenicophaeus curvirostris isolate KB17595 chromosome 11, BPBGC_Pcur_1.0, whole genome shotgun sequence includes the following:
- the HMCES gene encoding abasic site processing protein HMCES, producing the protein MCGRTACSLGADNLRRACAYRDRRGRRRQPEWIQAERYQPSYNKGPQSRGPVLLSRRHLHQDADSSERVLMEMRWGLVPSWFKKDDPSKMPFNTSNCRSDTMLKKSSYKGALLKGKRCVVLADGFYEWQQNSGGKQPYFIYFPQTKDAVAEGKEGDEEWKGWRLLTMAGIFDSWEPPAGGETLYTYTIITVDASKDVSFIHHRMPAILDGDEAIRKWLDFAEVPTQEAIKLIQPTENLVFHPVSTFVNNIRNNAPECLAAIELGAKTEVKASPSSKVMLGWLKNSQEGSPQKKENDLPRWTSQFIHNPSPKKTSSDILQQWLGKQGEPAAKKHKA